A segment of the Echinicola strongylocentroti genome:
TACAATGCTACGGTGATAGTCATCAATACATTTAGGATCCATGACAATAAGGCGACAAAGTATTTCCCCACTGTGAAATTTATAAGAGCCAAGTAATGACCCCTGCTGACTTATGAATGACGACTTTTAAGTCATACTCAGGTGAACAGGATCGGACAGGCAGCCTGGTGGCCAAACACCGAAAAATGCATTTGACCAAACAATTCTTTGATTTAGGTAGTTACACTTTAAAAGCGATTTTAACATGGATACCACAGGGAATGTTTCAGGCAAAAAGATCAACTGGCTACATCTATTGCTATTTGTGGCCGCGGTGGTTTTGATGGGCAGTATTGCAGGAGTTGCCAACGCGGGAAATATCACCACGTGGTACGCTGAGCTGGAGAAGCCCTCTTTCAATCCACCCAACAGCCTTTTTGGACCTGTGTGGACGGTGTTGTACGCATTGATGGGGCTAGGGCTGTACTTGATCTGGAATGCTCCGAAGTCTGAGAAGAGAAAGAGAGCCCTTCAGGTTTTTGTGGTGCAGTTTGTGTTAAATTTCTGCTGGAGCTTTATCTTCTTCTATTTTCATTTGATCGGGTGGGCCGCCGTTGAAATTGTCCTGCTGCTGGGCATGATCATTTGGATGATCGTGAGCTTCAAAGCTGTCAGCAAGTGGGCGGCGTATTTACAGTTTCCATACCTTCTTTGGGTAAGCTTTGCTACCTTGCTCAATATCAGCATTTGGTGGCTTAATTCTTGATCCTACAAGGGAGTTAATAAAACTTGCGAAGTTAAGAAGAGGGATAAATCAATAAACAGTTACCATGGGACATTACCAGTTGTTTTCCGAACAAAAAATCCCCGCCAGCGTGGAGGAGGTATGGGATTTTATTGCTTCACCCCAAAACCTGAAGGAAATCACTCCCGACCACATGGGATTTGACATTACCTCCAAGCATCTCCCCGAAAAGATGCATCCGGGGATGATCATCAGTTATAAGGTCAGCCCTATGCTGGGAATCAAAATGACCTGGGTGACGGAGATCACACAAGTGAAGGAAAGGGAATTTTTTGTGGATGAGCAGCGTATCGGGCCGTATGCGATGTGGCATCATCAGCACCATCTATTACCGATAGAAGGTGGGGTGATCATGAGAGACATCGTGACTTATCAGCCACCATTTGGCCCTTTGGGAGCTGTTGCCAATGCCGTTTTTATCCGGAAACAACTGGCTACCATTTTTGCCTACAGGTTTAAGGCCGTGGAGGAAAAATTCGGAAAGTTTGGATGAGCCTTATCCTATAATTTTACACCGCGAACCATTTCCTTTTTGCCCGGAGGGCCAGGAAGTGTATCTACTTGAAGACCCGCTGCTGCGAGGTCTCTTTTTACTTGGCCTTTGGCACAATAGGTGACAAATACCGCCCCTGGGTTCATGGCGTCCACTACTTTTTGCAGCAAGTCTTTGGACCACAGTTCGGGCTGCTTGCTTGGCGCAAAGGCATCAAAGAACACCACATCCGTAGGGTACAGCTGTACGTCTTCCAAGGTGGTTTTGTCCTTCTTCATATTGAAATATGGCGTGATGGCGCCGCCTTTATCCCAGTCTGCTTGATGAAGCTCATCAAAAGCCCCTTGGTAAAGACGAATATCTTGGTCGATATTCTTATAGTTGAGCTGGGTATAGACCTCTTCAGGAACAGGAAATGGCTCAATGGTGTGGTAAAGCAACGGAACCTTGTTCTGCTCCGCCCAGACGAGCGCCAGCCAAGCATTCAGCCCCGTCCCAAAGCCAACCTCAAAGACCCGAATGGGTTT
Coding sequences within it:
- a CDS encoding TspO/MBR family protein — its product is MDTTGNVSGKKINWLHLLLFVAAVVLMGSIAGVANAGNITTWYAELEKPSFNPPNSLFGPVWTVLYALMGLGLYLIWNAPKSEKRKRALQVFVVQFVLNFCWSFIFFYFHLIGWAAVEIVLLLGMIIWMIVSFKAVSKWAAYLQFPYLLWVSFATLLNISIWWLNS
- a CDS encoding SRPBCC family protein, producing the protein MGHYQLFSEQKIPASVEEVWDFIASPQNLKEITPDHMGFDITSKHLPEKMHPGMIISYKVSPMLGIKMTWVTEITQVKEREFFVDEQRIGPYAMWHHQHHLLPIEGGVIMRDIVTYQPPFGPLGAVANAVFIRKQLATIFAYRFKAVEEKFGKFG
- the mnmD gene encoding tRNA (5-methylaminomethyl-2-thiouridine)(34)-methyltransferase MnmD — translated: MARDIKLIETEDGSHSLYVPELDETYHSFHGAYRESIHVFFLYGLDYWFTHHPHQKPIRVFEVGFGTGLNAWLALVWAEQNKVPLLYHTIEPFPVPEEVYTQLNYKNIDQDIRLYQGAFDELHQADWDKGGAITPYFNMKKDKTTLEDVQLYPTDVVFFDAFAPSKQPELWSKDLLQKVVDAMNPGAVFVTYCAKGQVKRDLAAAGLQVDTLPGPPGKKEMVRGVKL